From a region of the Butyrivibrio sp. AE3004 genome:
- a CDS encoding HIT family protein yields MKDSNCIFCKLANGDIPTNSIYEDDMFNVILDNGPATKGHCLILPKDHYENLFELPDETAAEAIKLAKKLATRLKDKLSADGINLVQNNGSAAGQTVNHFHLHIIPRYENDGQHILWKPTEPSSEELKNLCENLK; encoded by the coding sequence ATGAAGGATTCAAATTGTATTTTCTGCAAACTAGCCAATGGAGATATTCCGACAAATTCAATTTATGAGGATGACATGTTTAACGTAATTCTTGATAATGGTCCTGCAACAAAAGGACACTGTCTTATATTACCAAAGGATCATTATGAGAATTTGTTTGAACTACCGGATGAAACTGCAGCAGAAGCAATAAAACTTGCAAAAAAACTTGCAACAAGACTTAAAGACAAATTATCGGCAGATGGAATTAATCTCGTCCAAAATAATGGTTCGGCAGCAGGACAGACTGTTAATCACTTTCATCTTCATATTATTCCAAGATATGAAAATGATGGACAACATATTTTATGGAAGCCAACGGAACCATCTTCGGAAGAACTGAAAAACCTTTGTGAAAATCTTAAGTAA
- a CDS encoding rhomboid family intramembrane serine protease: MKDFDNDHGIDKASETTNEDVKKINNEDFTEAFWDKQKNILISSYINTIIIILNIIIFIISLILGEPFVQRFEQRADYIMAGSQYYRLVTSMFLHADAEHLFSNMLILMFVGANVEYDIGHIFYLILYFLSGIGGNILSIAYDFFKAEFIPSIGASGAVFGIIGAVIVIVYYGRKKLKKGSNLMIRLALMVALSVYTGFRTENVDNAAHIGGLLSGIIIVLLITIINKKEYTMEEWL, encoded by the coding sequence TTGAAAGATTTTGATAATGATCATGGTATAGATAAGGCTTCTGAAACAACTAATGAAGACGTTAAAAAGATAAATAATGAAGACTTCACAGAAGCGTTTTGGGACAAACAGAAAAATATTCTAATAAGTTCGTATATTAATACAATAATAATTATCCTCAATATAATCATTTTTATTATCAGCCTCATATTGGGAGAGCCGTTTGTTCAGAGATTCGAACAACGTGCGGATTATATAATGGCAGGATCTCAGTACTACAGGCTTGTGACATCTATGTTTCTGCATGCAGATGCCGAGCATTTATTTAGTAATATGTTGATTTTGATGTTTGTAGGTGCGAATGTTGAGTATGATATAGGACATATCTTTTATCTGATACTATATTTTCTATCCGGTATTGGTGGAAACATACTGAGTATAGCTTATGATTTTTTCAAGGCAGAATTTATACCTTCCATCGGAGCAAGTGGGGCAGTGTTCGGAATTATAGGAGCTGTAATAGTAATAGTTTACTATGGAAGGAAGAAACTGAAAAAGGGGTCAAACCTGATGATAAGACTGGCTCTAATGGTGGCATTGTCTGTATATACCGGCTTTAGGACTGAGAATGTTGATAATGCAGCACACATCGGGGGGCTTCTTAGCGGGATAATAATAGTTTTACTGATTACAATTATAAATAAAAAAGAATACACAATGGAGGAATGGTTATGA
- a CDS encoding SCP2 sterol-binding domain-containing protein, whose product MKINIYYGGRGIIDDPTLMVLSKMSEVFKELNVQVEQINLFEQKNGITALPGTLKNADGIILASTVEWFGVGGYMHQFLDACWLYGDKDKINGLYMAPIVMSTTHGEREGMMELASAWEILGGIPIDGICGYIADTSTFERNESYQNLIEKKAEYIYRNINQKIQSLPTSNQAVKNRVSITKITDLTPQETEQLSRYISNEEYVQKQKEDIQELSNIFRDKMDKDNAAQHAEDFVKSLKEHFKPVAGLHAVYQISLLDQTRDRDIFVRIDNHEIECRLGEASTCSVHASMNTSVFEQIVSGRMTFQRAFMEGNLKMKGDFKLLRSMDQLFDFK is encoded by the coding sequence ATGAAAATCAATATATATTATGGCGGACGCGGAATAATAGATGATCCGACACTTATGGTTTTATCCAAAATGTCAGAGGTTTTTAAAGAACTCAATGTTCAAGTGGAACAAATAAATCTTTTTGAGCAGAAAAATGGAATTACAGCACTTCCCGGCACATTAAAAAATGCTGATGGAATAATCCTTGCCTCAACAGTGGAATGGTTTGGCGTGGGCGGATATATGCACCAATTCCTTGATGCTTGCTGGCTTTACGGGGATAAAGACAAAATCAATGGATTGTATATGGCTCCAATAGTAATGTCAACAACGCATGGAGAGCGTGAAGGAATGATGGAGCTAGCTTCTGCGTGGGAGATACTTGGAGGTATCCCGATTGATGGTATATGCGGGTATATAGCTGATACATCTACTTTTGAAAGAAATGAAAGCTATCAGAACTTGATAGAGAAAAAGGCAGAGTATATATATCGAAATATAAATCAGAAGATACAGTCTTTGCCAACCAGCAATCAGGCAGTAAAGAACAGAGTTTCAATAACAAAGATTACGGATCTTACACCTCAGGAAACAGAACAGCTTTCAAGGTATATTTCAAATGAAGAATATGTTCAGAAACAAAAAGAGGATATTCAGGAGCTGAGTAATATTTTTAGGGATAAGATGGATAAAGATAATGCAGCCCAGCATGCTGAAGATTTTGTAAAAAGTTTGAAAGAACATTTTAAACCTGTTGCAGGATTGCATGCGGTTTATCAGATCTCACTTCTGGATCAGACAAGAGATAGAGATATTTTTGTTCGAATTGATAATCATGAAATCGAATGCAGGCTTGGAGAGGCAAGTACATGTAGTGTTCATGCATCTATGAATACGTCTGTATTCGAGCAGATTGTATCGGGAAGAATGACTTTCCAAAGAGCATTTATGGAAGGCAATCTCAAAATGAAGGGAGATTTCAAACTGCTGAGAAGTATGGATCAGCTGTTTGATTTTAAATAA
- a CDS encoding DUF6382 domain-containing protein: MEIKYYKDAKHNYLIVDVNINDDNLFQYRMLENNEIEGLLPFSLRNMDGQYKLYYEMDSKQSIKNKYIRQKMDYEKLKSFLGDFIQTAKNLGDYLLDPGHIVLSPETIFEEFSSGKYYFTYDPSIEKMFDRSFIESLMEYVEMKDDRAQDLLYKLLDSFYDEGVIDYNYLKSLISVDDQKIQDKDCYEDNRIVTATDINDFENDYKDEDFTEDKADVEKKKKIRLPINGNIVMGILFAIVAGILWYFRYAYNLTYEENLLDIAVFMVSVMMSLTSFLLFIRKSDKCHLKNQTSKEKSGNNIIPEIAENRVEKAKEYRRIAEKKYEDFPEYDEEGEETVMLSLDFGKQTHKLYAIDDTEHESISLGKLPIVIGKLASCSDVVIKDKTISRMHARIYKPEPGNDNVWIQDLNSTNGTFINGRRMMPNEKIKLCEDDEISFGKCVFAYR; the protein is encoded by the coding sequence ATGGAAATAAAATATTATAAAGATGCGAAACATAACTATTTGATAGTGGATGTTAATATAAATGATGATAATCTGTTTCAATACAGAATGCTTGAAAATAATGAAATAGAAGGACTTCTCCCTTTCAGTTTGCGGAATATGGATGGACAGTATAAGCTGTATTACGAGATGGACTCCAAACAGAGCATAAAGAATAAATATATCAGGCAAAAGATGGATTATGAGAAATTAAAATCTTTTCTGGGAGATTTTATTCAGACTGCTAAGAATCTGGGGGATTACCTCCTTGATCCGGGGCATATAGTACTTTCGCCTGAAACCATATTTGAAGAGTTTTCCAGCGGAAAATATTACTTTACATATGATCCTTCAATTGAAAAGATGTTTGATAGAAGCTTTATAGAATCATTAATGGAATATGTGGAAATGAAGGATGACAGGGCACAGGACCTTTTATATAAACTTTTGGATTCGTTTTACGATGAAGGTGTTATTGATTATAACTATCTTAAAAGCCTTATTTCAGTTGATGATCAAAAAATACAAGATAAGGATTGCTATGAAGATAACAGAATAGTTACAGCTACTGATATTAATGATTTTGAAAACGATTATAAAGATGAAGACTTTACAGAAGATAAAGCTGATGTAGAAAAGAAGAAAAAAATAAGATTACCAATAAACGGAAATATTGTGATGGGAATACTTTTTGCGATTGTTGCAGGTATCTTATGGTATTTCAGATATGCATATAATCTTACGTATGAAGAAAATCTTTTGGATATAGCCGTATTTATGGTGTCTGTTATGATGTCTCTCACTTCCTTTCTTCTATTTATAAGAAAGAGCGATAAGTGTCATTTAAAAAATCAAACAAGTAAAGAAAAATCCGGTAATAATATAATTCCTGAAATAGCAGAAAATAGAGTAGAAAAAGCCAAAGAATATCGTCGGATAGCAGAAAAAAAATATGAAGATTTTCCGGAATATGATGAAGAAGGTGAAGAAACGGTTATGCTAAGTCTTGATTTTGGAAAACAGACTCATAAATTATATGCTATAGATGATACTGAGCATGAAAGTATAAGTCTTGGAAAACTTCCTATAGTTATTGGAAAATTAGCATCATGTTCAGATGTTGTGATAAAGGATAAGACAATTTCAAGAATGCATGCGAGAATATACAAACCTGAACCTGGTAATGACAATGTCTGGATTCAGGATTTGAATTCCACAAATGGCACCTTTATCAACGGAAGAAGAATGATGCCGAATGAAAAGATAAAACTTTGTGAAGATGATGAGATATCTTTTGGAAAATGTGTATTTGCGTACCGCTAA